In the genome of Curtobacterium sp. MCLR17_036, the window CCGCACCATGGCCGAGTACGTCGCGTCCCGGATGCAGGCGGGCGAGACCCGCGAGCAGGCCGAGGCGAACGAGCAGCAGTCGCGCGACCGCTGGTTCCCGGGCGGCTCCCCCGCCGACGGACACCTGGTGTGGGACGTCACCGACCAGGACGGCACCGTCGTCGGGCACCTCTGGATCGGGCCGTTCGCACCGGGCAGCCCGGACTGGTGGGTGTTCGACGTCGAGATCGTCGCGACGCACCGGCGCCTCGGCCATGCCCGCCGCGCACTCGAGCTCGGACACCGGGCTGCCGCGGAACACGGCGCGACGAGCATCGGCCTCAACGTGTTCGGCTACAACACCGGAGCGCAGGAGCTCTACGCGGCGCTCGGCTACCAGGTGACGTCGGCGCAGATGCGCCGCCCCCTGGGAGACGACGACTAGCGCAGGACCGCCGCGGCGGCCCGGTCCACGCGTTCGCCGCGTGCGTCCTCGGCGGCAGCCCGGGCCCGGGCGACCACGACGGCGTCCGCACGCGCGGCCGAACCCGCGTCGAACGGTGGCTGCGGGTCGTACTCGAGCTGCAGCTGGATCGCCTCTGCCGCCGCACGCCCCGCGAGTTCCGCCGCGAGCCACAGCGCCATGTCGATGCCGGCGCTCACCCCGGCCGCCGTGACGACCGAACCGTCGTCGACCACGCGGTCGTCGACCGGCTGCGCACCGAAGGCCTCGAGCATCGGCCTCGACGCCCAGTGCGTCGTCGCCCGCTTGCCGGCGAGCAGCCCGGCGGCACCGAGCACGAACGCCCCCGTGCAGACCGAGGTCACCCAGGTGGCGCGCTCGGCCTCGCCCCGGACGAAGCCGATCACGCGCGGGTCGGCCATCGCGTCGAAGGCGCCCTCGCCGCCCGGCACGACGAGCACGTCCGCCGACGCCGCCTCGGCGAACGTCGTGGTCGGCACGAGGGACAGCCCGCAGTCGCTCGGGACCGGGTCGAGCGTCGCGGCGACGTACTCGACGCGCGCACCGGGCACGCGGGACAGCACCTGGGCCGGACCGGTCAGGTCGAGCTGCGTCAGGTGCGGGAAGAGCAGGAAGGCGATGCGCACCTCGTCCGGACCGTGCGCCGGGACGGTGCCGTCGGCCGCCGGATCGGGCGTCGGGACCTCGGCGTCGAGCGGGACCGCCACGGTGTCCGCGAGGACGGGGTGGACGGGCCGCACGCGCGGGTTCTCGGTGCTCATGCCGCGACCCTAGCCCCGCCGTCGTCCTCGTGGTGCTGCGGTCACCCGCACGGGGCTGCTCGGCGCTGTTCAGCTTGCCGCTCGGCGCTGCTCGGCGTTGCTCGGGGCTGCTCGGGGCTGCTCGGGCTGCTCGGTGCTGCTCGGTGCTGCTCAGCGCCAGACCCCGGAGGTCCCGCGCCGGTGGCTGCCGACGAGGTGTGTGTCGACGATGCCGAGGGCCTCCATCAGGGCGTGCATCGTGGTCGGTCCGACGAACGCGAAGCCGCGCTTCCGGAGCGCCTTCGACAGCGCGACGGACTCGTCCGACGTCGTCGGCACCTCGGCTGCGGTGACGGGCGCGGGGGTGGCGGCCGGCCGGAAGGACCACACGAGGTCGGACAGCCCGCCGTCCGCGCGCAGGGCGACCGTCGCGTTCGCGTTCGTGATCGTCGCGGCGATCTTCGCCCGGTTCCGCACGATGCCGGCGTCGGCCGTCAGCCGTGCGACGTCGTCCTCGCCGAAGCCCGCCACGGTGTCCGGGTCGAAGTCGGCGAACGCCGCACGGAACGCAGGCCGCTTCACGAGGATCGTGCGCCACGACAGACCGGACTGGAACGCCTCGAGCGAGAGCCGCTCGAACACCCCGCGCTCGTCGCGGACCGGCATCCCCCACTCGGTGTCGTAGTAGTCACGGAGCACGGCGTCCGACGACGCCCACACCGGACGGGCGAGACCGTCGTCCCCGACGACGAGGTCCGGGGTCGACGCTGCACGGTCGGGCAGGGGCTCGGTGGTCATGCACCCATCCTGGCGTGGTCGGCCGACACCGCCGGCCTCGCGGTCACTGCGCCGGCCGTCCGTCCTGCACGGCCTGCGGGTCCATCCAGACGTACTCCCAGCGGTGCCCGTCCGGATCCGTGAAGCTCCGCTGGTACATGAAGCCGAGGTCCATCCCCGGACGGTCCTCGGTGCCGCCGGCGGCGACCGCCGCGTCGACGATGCGGTGGACCTCGTCCTTCGAGGCCGCACTCAGCGAGGTGATCACCTCGATCGTGTCGACGTCGGCGATGGCCTTGTCGGTGAACTGGGTGAACTTCGCCGCCGTCAGGATCATGACGAAGATCGTGTCGCTCACCACGACGCACGCCGCCGTGTCGTCGCTGAACGCCGGGTTGATCGAGTAGCCGAGCGCTTCGTGGAACGCCTTCGCGCGCTCCAGGTCGGCGACGGGCAGGTTGATGAAGACCATCGTGTCCACGGGGTCGTCCTTTCCTCGTGCTCAACTTGACGCGGCGAGGGGCAGGCGCGCAACCGTTTCACGGGCGAAGCAACCGGAACCTAATATACTAGCTCGATGCAGACGGCGTACGTCGGCGAGTCCGAACCCGGCGGAGGTCGCGACCGCACCGTGTACGTGATGGCGGCGGTGGTCGTGCACGACCAGGAGCGCGACGACGTCCGCGCCGAGATCCGAGCCGCGACGCCCCGTCGGATGCGGAAGCTGCACTGGTACGAAGCGCTGCACGCGCAGCGGATCTCGTGGCTCGGACTCCTGCGTCGCGCGCTCGCGGTCGTCGTCGTCCGCTACGACGGGGCAGCCGCGCGCGTCGAACGCCGGCGACGCCACTGTCTCGAACGACTGGTGTGGGAACTCGAGCAACGCGGAGTCGGAGAGATCGTGATCGAGTCCCGCGGACGGGCCCACGACGACGCCGACCGATCGATGTTCGATGCGCTCCGACGCCGAGGGGTCGGGCGCTCGATCCGACACGAGCACGTGCGCCCGGACGACGAGCCGCTTGTCGCGCTGGCCGACCTGCCGTGCGGCGCACACGTCGCCGCGCTCGACCACGAGTTCGACGGATCGGTCGTCCGTGTGCCGTGAACTTGGCCGGACAGCGCAAGACCCCGGTCCCGCGCTGGCTGCAGGATGCTCCGGGGCTCGCTTCCGACCGAGCAGCACGCGGTCGACATATCAATACTAGGACGCCCCGCGGGCGTCGTCAACCAGCCCCGAGACGGACGGGAGGCACGGCGCCGACCGGCACCGCGCCTCCCGTCCGACGGTCGGGACCGTCTGCTCAGGCGAGCTCTCGGCCTTCGCCGGCCGCCTTCTGCTGGCTTTCGGCCTCGGCCTGGCCGATGATGTCCTCCGCCGGGACGGGGTTCAGCCGGTCCCAGAGGAAGAACAGCAGCCCGCCGACGAGCATCGACAGCCCGACCCACAGGTTGATGTGGATGCCGCCGGTCTTCTCCGGGTCGCTGTCCCAGTGGACGATGCCGACGATGGTCACGATGACGCCGTACAGGACGAACAGGCCGCCGAGGATGCGGCGCAGGTCGAGTCGGCGGGTGGAACGGACGAGGGCGGCCTTCTGCTCCTCGGTCATGGCGGTGGTGGTGTCGCTCATGGGGGATCTCCTTCGCGGGTGTTCGCGGGCCTAGAGGAACGGGAGGTACAGGACGACGCAGAGCACCAGCGCGACCGTGCCGAGCAGCGCGGGCGAGCGGTACCAGGCGGTGTCGGTCGCCACGGAGTCGCCGTGCAGGTCGATCTTGCCGATGCCGTAGACCAGGCCGCTGAGCTCCTTCTCGTCCTTCGGCTTGGTGAGCATCGAGACGACGAAGCCGACGACGAGCACGGTGACGAACGAGATGATCGCGCCGTAGAGGGTCTCGGCGGTCGCGGTGGCGAACAGGTCCGGGTTCAGGAGGTACGCGATCCAGGTGATCGTCGGGGTGACGATGCCGAGGACGTAGCCCCAGAGCGCGCCCTGCGTCGTCATGCGCTTCCAGAGCAGGCCGAGGATGAACACGGCGAACAGCGGGGCGTTGAAGAACGAGAACAGCGTCTGCATGTACGTCATGATGTTCGACGCCTGCGCGGCGATGAACGCCGTCGCGATGCCGACCAGGACGCCGACGACGGTCACCCAGCGGCCCGTCTTGAGGTAGTGCACGTCGGGCATGTTCGGCTTGATGTAGCGCTGCCAGATGTCGTACGTGAAGACCGTGTTGAAGGACGACACGTTCGCCGCCATGCCGGCCATGAACGACGCGAGCAGACCGGTGACCGCGACGCCGAGCACGCCGGTCGGCAGGTACATCTGGATGAGCTTCGGGATCGCGTCGTTGTAGGTGAGCGAGCCGTCGGCGAACTGGTTGCCGACGACCGCTGCGGCGATGAGACCGGGGATCACGACGATGGCCGGGATGAAGAGCTTCGGGATCGCAGCGATGAGCGGGGTGCGACGGGCGGCGGACATGTTCTTCGCCGAGAACGCACGCTGGACCTCGGTGAAGTTGGTCGTCCAGTAGCCGAAGCCGAGGACGAAGCCCAGGCCGAGGACGATCGCGAGCCAGTTGGCGCCGATCGGGTTCGTGACGTCACCGAAGCCGGTGCCGGCCCAGGCCTGCAGGTGCTGCACGCCCTGCGTCTCGGTGATCGCCTTCGACAGGCCGTCCCAGCCGCCGACGCGGTGCAGACCGACGATCGTCAGCGGGATGAGGCCCGCGATGATGACGAAGAACTGCATGACCTCGTTGTAGATCGCGCTGGAGAGGCCGCCGAGGGTGATGTAGACGAGCACGAAGCCGGCGGACACGACGATGGCGAGCCACTCCGGCCAGCCGAGCATCGCCTCGATGACGATGGCCATCGCGTAGAGGTTGATGCCCGCGATGAGCACGTTCGACACGGCGAAGGCGATCGAGTTCACCAGGTGCGGGGCCTTGCCGAAGCGGCGGAGCATGAACTCCGGCACGGAGCGGACCTTCGAGCCGTAGTAGAAGGGCATCATCACGAGCCCGAGGAACACCATCGCGGGCACGGCGCCGACCAGGTAGTAGTGCAGGGTCGCCATGCCGATCTGGGCACCGTTGGCCGCCATGCCGAGGATCTCGGTGGCGCCGAGGTTCGCGGACACGAACGCCAGGCCCGTGATCCACGCCGGCATCGAACGGCCGGACAGGAAGAAGTCCATGCTCGTCCGGACCTGTTTGCGGGCGGTGAACCCGATCCCGATGACGACCCCGAAGTACACGATGATCATCAGGTAGTCGACCCAGCCCAAGTCGAGCCGGATCCCTTCGTTCGCTGCAGCGAGAACCATTCAACATCTCCACGTCAGTGTGTTGCAGTCGACAACTCCGCCGACCCGGACGGGAACGTTACACCGAATTGTGACCGTTCACATCGCCGCCCCGGCAGCGGTCGGGTCCGGCGCTGCCCGCCCTCGGTAGGCTCGCGACATGACCGAGCAGTCGCGCATCCTCGTCCTCAACGGCCCCAACCTGGACATCCTCGGCCGGCGCGACCCCGAGCAGTACGGCACCGTGACGCTCGCCGAGATCGAGGCGATCGTGCACACCGAGGCGGCCGTCCACTCGCTCGAGGCCGACTTCCGGCAGAGCAACCGCGAGGGCGAACTCGTCGAGTGGCTGCACGAGGCGCTCGACGACTTCGTCGGGGTCGTCATCAACCCCGCCGCCTACGCGCACACCTCGGTCGCGCTGCACGACGCCGTCGAGGCACTCGCGGTCCCGGTCGTCGAGGTACACCTGTCCAACACGTGGAAGCGCGAGCCCTTCCGCCACGTCGACCACGTCGCGACCGCCGCCACGGCGGTCATCGCGGGCGCGGGCGCCGACGGCTACCGCCTGGCGGTCGCGCACCTGGCGTCGCTGCTCGGCTGACGCCAGGGCCTGCGTCCGGCTCCCGGCTCTCGGCTCTCGGCTCTCGGCTCTCGGCTCTCGGCTCTCG includes:
- a CDS encoding GNAT family N-acetyltransferase, whose protein sequence is MTDTRLVAMPATRLPAWLDRTMAEYVASRMQAGETREQAEANEQQSRDRWFPGGSPADGHLVWDVTDQDGTVVGHLWIGPFAPGSPDWWVFDVEIVATHRRLGHARRALELGHRAAAEHGATSIGLNVFGYNTGAQELYAALGYQVTSAQMRRPLGDDD
- a CDS encoding sodium:solute symporter family protein produces the protein MVLAAANEGIRLDLGWVDYLMIIVYFGVVIGIGFTARKQVRTSMDFFLSGRSMPAWITGLAFVSANLGATEILGMAANGAQIGMATLHYYLVGAVPAMVFLGLVMMPFYYGSKVRSVPEFMLRRFGKAPHLVNSIAFAVSNVLIAGINLYAMAIVIEAMLGWPEWLAIVVSAGFVLVYITLGGLSSAIYNEVMQFFVIIAGLIPLTIVGLHRVGGWDGLSKAITETQGVQHLQAWAGTGFGDVTNPIGANWLAIVLGLGFVLGFGYWTTNFTEVQRAFSAKNMSAARRTPLIAAIPKLFIPAIVVIPGLIAAAVVGNQFADGSLTYNDAIPKLIQMYLPTGVLGVAVTGLLASFMAGMAANVSSFNTVFTYDIWQRYIKPNMPDVHYLKTGRWVTVVGVLVGIATAFIAAQASNIMTYMQTLFSFFNAPLFAVFILGLLWKRMTTQGALWGYVLGIVTPTITWIAYLLNPDLFATATAETLYGAIISFVTVLVVGFVVSMLTKPKDEKELSGLVYGIGKIDLHGDSVATDTAWYRSPALLGTVALVLCVVLYLPFL
- a CDS encoding VOC family protein — encoded protein: MVFINLPVADLERAKAFHEALGYSINPAFSDDTAACVVVSDTIFVMILTAAKFTQFTDKAIADVDTIEVITSLSAASKDEVHRIVDAAVAAGGTEDRPGMDLGFMYQRSFTDPDGHRWEYVWMDPQAVQDGRPAQ
- a CDS encoding DNA-3-methyladenine glycosylase I, which produces MTTEPLPDRAASTPDLVVGDDGLARPVWASSDAVLRDYYDTEWGMPVRDERGVFERLSLEAFQSGLSWRTILVKRPAFRAAFADFDPDTVAGFGEDDVARLTADAGIVRNRAKIAATITNANATVALRADGGLSDLVWSFRPAATPAPVTAAEVPTTSDESVALSKALRKRGFAFVGPTTMHALMEALGIVDTHLVGSHRRGTSGVWR
- a CDS encoding DUF3800 domain-containing protein — its product is MQTAYVGESEPGGGRDRTVYVMAAVVVHDQERDDVRAEIRAATPRRMRKLHWYEALHAQRISWLGLLRRALAVVVVRYDGAAARVERRRRHCLERLVWELEQRGVGEIVIESRGRAHDDADRSMFDALRRRGVGRSIRHEHVRPDDEPLVALADLPCGAHVAALDHEFDGSVVRVP
- a CDS encoding DJ-1/PfpI family protein, yielding MSTENPRVRPVHPVLADTVAVPLDAEVPTPDPAADGTVPAHGPDEVRIAFLLFPHLTQLDLTGPAQVLSRVPGARVEYVAATLDPVPSDCGLSLVPTTTFAEAASADVLVVPGGEGAFDAMADPRVIGFVRGEAERATWVTSVCTGAFVLGAAGLLAGKRATTHWASRPMLEAFGAQPVDDRVVDDGSVVTAAGVSAGIDMALWLAAELAGRAAAEAIQLQLEYDPQPPFDAGSAARADAVVVARARAAAEDARGERVDRAAAAVLR
- the aroQ gene encoding type II 3-dehydroquinate dehydratase, yielding MTEQSRILVLNGPNLDILGRRDPEQYGTVTLAEIEAIVHTEAAVHSLEADFRQSNREGELVEWLHEALDDFVGVVINPAAYAHTSVALHDAVEALAVPVVEVHLSNTWKREPFRHVDHVATAATAVIAGAGADGYRLAVAHLASLLG